In Hemitrygon akajei unplaced genomic scaffold, sHemAka1.3 Scf000201, whole genome shotgun sequence, the following proteins share a genomic window:
- the LOC140724390 gene encoding uncharacterized protein, producing the protein MPFTCLVCGKGFTCSSTLQRHQRVHTGERPFTCSECGKGFTDSSKLVRHYRVHTGERPFTCSECEKGFARSSQLTEHQRVHTGEKPFSCFQCGKGFTQSSHLKVHQRIHTGEKPFSCSECGKGFTDSYSLVKHSRIHTGEKPFTCCECGKGFTDSSHLVKHSRIHTGEKPFTCSECGKGFTQSSHLNVHQQIHTGEKPFSCSECGKGFADSYSLVKHSRIHTGEKPFTCCECGKGFTDSSHLVKHSRIHTGEKPFTCSDCGKGFTASSNLVRHCRIHTGEKPFTCSDCGKGFTRSSGLKVHTGRCQSPVLIVGMNSLRHLN; encoded by the coding sequence atgccgttcacctgcttagtctgtgggaagggattcacttgttcatccacactacagagacaccagcgagttcacaccggggagaggccattcacttgctctgaatgtgggaagggattcactgactcatccaaaCTTGTGAGGcactaccgagttcacactggggagaggccgttcacttgctctgaatgtgagaaaggatttgctcggtcatctcaactgactgaacatcagcgagttcacactggggagaaaccgttcagctgctttCAATGTGgcaaggggttcactcagtcatctcatctgaaagtacatcagcgaattcacactggggagaaaccgttcagctgctctgaatgtgggaagggattcactgattcataCTCCCTcgtgaagcacagccgaattcacactggggagaagccattcacatgctgtgaatgtgggaagggattcactgactcatcccacctcgtgaagcacagccgaattcacactggggagaagccattcacatgctctgaatgtgggaagggattcactcagtcatctcatctgaatgTACATcaacaaattcacactggggagaaaccgttcagctgctctgaatgtgggaagggattcgctgattcatactcccttgtgaagcacagccgaattcacactggggagaagccatttacatgctgtgaatgtgggaagggattcactgactcatcacaccttgtgaagcacagccgaattcacactggggagaaaccgttcacctgctcagattgtgggaagggattcactgcgtCGTCCAACCTGGTGAGGCactgccgaattcacactggggagaaaccgttcacctgctcagattgtggaaagggattcactcggtcatcaggCTTGAAAGTTCACACTGGGCGATGCCAGTCACCTGTTCtgattgtgggaatgaattcaCTCAGACATCTCAACTGA